A DNA window from Halobacteriovoraceae bacterium contains the following coding sequences:
- the miaA gene encoding tRNA (adenosine(37)-N6)-dimethylallyltransferase MiaA has protein sequence MNCIINIFGPTCSGKTTFSIQLAKFFHLQQVKSEIINFDSLLFYKEPSISTARPSDKEKEGISHHLMGVVEIDSDFNSSDFVELAKKKIAELHSKGIVPILVGGSGFYLRSLIKGMYETPTTPKEISQKVEQTYKEEGIEPFINILKINDPDSLNQLHPNDHYRLLRAVEYFWVSGKKISDQKNQFDKNSPYDFSTPANKQWNFLNIYLCPNKHKHWQMIKDRINQMHKDGLIDEISQIINKINASSCRPLKSIGPKETIDFLQGKIKTIEELNELIYIHTRQLAKSQKTFFNKITPKITLDPCDNSLVFTDYYALILKRITDTQSVK, from the coding sequence ATGAACTGTATTATTAATATCTTTGGCCCAACTTGTTCAGGAAAAACGACCTTTTCTATTCAATTGGCCAAATTTTTTCATCTTCAGCAAGTTAAAAGTGAGATCATTAATTTCGATTCACTTTTGTTTTACAAGGAACCTTCTATTTCTACTGCTAGGCCAAGCGATAAAGAAAAAGAAGGTATATCTCATCACCTTATGGGTGTTGTTGAAATTGATAGTGATTTTAACTCATCAGATTTCGTAGAATTGGCAAAAAAAAAGATTGCTGAATTACATTCGAAAGGAATAGTCCCAATATTAGTTGGTGGAAGCGGGTTCTATCTACGCTCCCTGATTAAAGGAATGTATGAAACTCCAACCACACCAAAAGAAATTTCTCAAAAAGTTGAACAAACCTACAAAGAAGAAGGAATTGAACCCTTTATCAATATTCTCAAAATAAATGATCCCGATTCTTTAAATCAGCTTCATCCTAATGATCATTACAGACTTTTGCGAGCTGTAGAATACTTCTGGGTTTCAGGTAAAAAAATATCAGACCAAAAAAATCAATTTGATAAAAATTCCCCATACGATTTTTCTACACCGGCCAATAAGCAATGGAATTTTTTGAATATCTATTTATGCCCCAACAAACACAAACATTGGCAAATGATAAAAGACAGAATTAATCAAATGCATAAAGATGGATTAATTGATGAAATTTCTCAAATAATTAATAAAATTAATGCAAGTTCTTGTCGCCCCCTAAAAAGTATAGGCCCTAAAGAAACAATAGATTTTCTTCAAGGTAAAATAAAAACAATCGAAGAACTCAATGAACTAATCTATATTCATACTAGGCAATTGGCCAAGTCTCAGAAAACATTTTTCAATAAAATAACCCCCAAAATAACGCTTGACCCCTGTGACAATTCATTAGTTTTCACCGATTATTACGCTTTGATATTAAAAAGAATAACAGATACACAAAGTGTCAAATAG